The DNA segment AGGAATTCACACAAAGCTATGCCGCCGTATGCTGAGAGGTAAATGCGTACATGATCTGTCCAGCGAAGCCCTGCTGTTGGACAGATTATATGAAAGCAGGACACTGCTATCCTGTAGCTTTATTCAAACGCAGCTATATTCCTGTTTTCTGTAAGCACAGGAAAATAGCTGGAAAGCATCCGTTAAATCGTAAATCATCAGTTTTTCTTCGATAAGGTACTGTACTGCTCCAATTCATGAAACACTTAAAAAATCAGTATGTAAATTTCATGCATACTGATTTTTTTTCATAAGGAAACCATATGTCCATACATCATGCTTCATACAGCAGACATTTCTGCTGCAGTATCTGCCTGCTGTACACGCTATAAAGCATCCCCGTTGGTCTCTATGACACGTGCGTACCAGAAGAAGGAATCCTTTTTTAAACGTTTGCCGCTGCCTTCTCCCCAGTCATTCAAATCTACATAAATATATCCATAGCGCTTGCTCATTTCCGCACTGGAGGAGGATACAATATCGATCGGCCCCCAGCTTAGATAACCAAGAACAGACACGCCGTCAAGAATACATTCCTTTACCTGTGCGATATGCTGCCGCAGGTATTCGATGCGGTATAGATCATGAATACTCTGATCCTCCTCTACCTGATCAAAGAGTGTTTATATACGATATGCCTAATCCTTTACGATTTTTACAATGCAGTAAGAAAGCAGCAGGAAACAGGTGTTATCTTCATTTTTCTGATTGGTTTCAAGCCATGTATAATAACAGTTTTGTTATAAACAGCAGCTTCCCGCTAAGTTTCCTTGACACGGCAATAGTTTAGCGTTAAACTAAAATCTAAAGAGGAAATGTATATGAAAAGAGAAGATATCAATGCGTTTATGGATGAATTTTACAGCATTTCTTGTAAAATGAACCAGATCAGAATCACCCCGATTACCTTTCAGGGGAATATTACAACAAATTCCGCAGGCTTATTTTTTATGGATGCCATTGCATCTCATAAGGGCATAAAAATGTCGGAAATCGGAGAGGTGCTGGGAATTACCAAGGGGGCAGTTTCACAGATGGCTGCCAAGCTGGAGAAAAAGCATCTAATACGCAAGATAAAAAGCAAAACAAATGCCAAGGATATCTATCTGGAGCTGACACCGCAGGGGGAACAGGTGAATCGGGAACAGTGTGTGCTGCGTAAAAAGATGTATGAGGGTATCAGTGAAATTATATCGGACTACAGTGAGCACGATACGGAAATCATCCGGGTGTTTTTGAATCAGGCAGGCTTATATCTGGAACAATACCGAAAGGAGCTCGCCCGGCTGCATGAAGAATAAACAATGCTGTTGAACAGATAGCAGTAAGGATTGAGATAGAGCAGCCTCTTATCCATACAGAATGTATTTATTGGGTACCACAGAACAATCGGGCAGACACCTAGTCCAGGGGAATGTCGGTGCCGGTTATTTTATATACTGATGGATGTTAGGCGATTAAAGAAAACAGACAGAAAGGAAGATTCGTAGTATGCTTCAGATAAAAAATATACACAAGCAGTATAAGACAGGCAGTTTAATACAGAAGGCACTTGACGGTGTGAGTCTGAATTTGCGGGACAATGAATTTGTGGCCATACTGGGGCCGAGTGGTTCCGGAAAGACAACGCTTTTAAATATCATCGGAGGGCTCGACCGTTATGATGAGGGTGATTTGATTATCAACGGGATATCGACGAAAAAATACAGGGACAGAGACTGGGATTCCTATCGTAATCATACGATCGGCTTTGTATTCCAAAGCTATAATCTGATTCCGCATCAGACGATTCTGGCAAATGTTGAGCTTGCTTTAACGATTTCCGGTATATCGAAAGCAGAGCGAAGACAGAAGGCTAAACAGGCGCTGGAAGAGGTAGGTCTGGGAGAACAAGGACATAAAAAGCCAAACCAGATGTCCGGGGGACAGATGCAGCGTGTTGCCATCGCCCGTGCTTTGGTGAATGATCCGGATATCCTGTTGGCGGATGAGCCTACAGGTGCACTGGACAGCGATACGAGTGTACAGGTCATGAACCTGTTGAAGGAGGTTGCCAAGGATCGCCTTGTCGTCATGGTAACACACAATCCGGAGCTGGCACAGGACTATGCGACACGTATCGTGGAGCTGCGTGACGGTCGTATCCGCAGTGATTCTGATCCCTACGAGGTGAGGGAGGAGGAGCTGGAACAGCCAAAGCATGAAAATATGGGAAAATCTTCCATGTCCTTTACAACCTCCTTGCTTTTGAGCTTTAATAATCTGCGTACGAAAAAGGCACGAACGATCCTGACCTCCTTTGCGGGCTCTATTGGTATTATAGGAATAGCGCTGATTCTCTCCCTATCCAACGGAGTCAATCAGTACATCCAATCCATAGAGGAGGATACTTTATCGGAATATCCGCTGCAAATACAAAGCACAGGGTTTGATATCACCTCCATGATGACGGATGGAAACCCCAATCAGAAGCAGGGGGAGAAGGATGAGACAAAGATTCATGTATCTCAGATGATCACCAATATGTTCTCCAAGATCGGATCCAACGATCTGACCTCCTTAAAGCACTATCTGGACAGTGGAAAGACGGATATTGAAAGCAATACAAATTCCATAGAATATACGTACACCGTAGCACCGCAGATTTACCGTACGGATGCGGGTACGATCCGTCAGGTACATCCGGATACGTCTTTTTCCTCGCTGGGATTTGGCTCCTCCAGCAACACCAACAGCATGATGTCCGCCATGATGAGTACAGATGTCTTCTACCAGATGCCAAGCAATGCGAAGCTGTATGAAAATCAATATGATATCAAAGCGGGAAGATGGCCAAAAGGCTACAAGGAATGTGTGCTTGTTTTAACAAAAAACGGAAATATCAATGATTTTATGCTGTATACACTGGGTTTGCGTGATTATAAGGAGCTGGATCAGATGGTGGAACAGTTTTCGAAGGATGAAAAGGTCAAGGTTCCCGATGAAAGCCGTTCCTATTCCTATGATGAAATTGTCGGTAAGCAGTTTAAGCTTGTAAATGCAAAGGATTATTATCAATACGATGAGAAATATAATGTTTATAAGGATAAGACAGACGATAAGAGCTATATGAAAAAGCTGGTCAACAACGGAGAGGATATTCGAATCGTCGGTGTTGTTCAGCCGGTAGAGTCCGCAACTGCAACAATGCTGAAGGCGGGTATTGCCTATCCAGCTGATTTGACCATGCACGTGATCAATCAGGCGAAGGACAGCGATATTGTAAAAAAGCAGCTTGCAAAGCCTAATACGGATGTGTTTACCGGAAAGTCCTTTACAGACAAAGAACACAGTAAATTTGATATGAATTCTTTATTCACAGTTGATGCGGATATGCTGAAGCAGGCATTCTCTTTTGATCAGAGCAAGCTGAATATGGATATGTCACAGCTTGATTTAAGCAATATCAAATTGGATATGTCACAGCTCCCACAGCTTGATTTCCAATCTGTTCTAGCCGGGATGAAGGTTACGATTTCAGAAGAACAGCTGCAGAAACTGGCCGCCACACTGCAAACGGATTTCCAGAAATATCTCATGAACAATGCATTGCTGGATCCAACCAAAATGAATGAATACATGATTGCCTATGTACAGACACAGCCTGCACAGCAGCTCATTCAGGGAGAGCTGATGAATGTTCTGCAGGAAAGCGGACTGACACAGCAGTTTCAGACACAGCTGCAAAAGCAGATGGAAGCGATGATGACACAGTACGCATCATCCTTTACGAAGCAGCTGCAGCAGGAGCTTGGCAGACAGCTGCAAGGCCAGATGAGTAAGTTTGCGGCCAATATGCAGGATGCTATACAGATTGATGCCAGTGCATTCGCAAAGGCAATCAAAATGAATATGAATGAAGAAGAATTATCCGAGCTGATGATGTCGTTAATGACGAGTGAGGTTTCCTCCTATGACGGAAATCTGAAAAATCTGGGATATGCCGATCTGGATAAGCCAGGTGGTATCAGTATTTATCCAAAGGATTTTGAAAGCAAGCAGAAGGTGATTGACGTTTTGGACGGCTACAACGCTGATATGAAAAAGGTGGATGAGGATAAGGTTATTTCCTACACCGATTATGTTGGAACACTGATGTCGTCTGTTACAGATATCATTAACGTTATCAGCTATGTGCTGATTGCCTTTGTGGCAATCTCCCTAGTCGTATCCTCCATCATGATTGGTGTTATCACGTATATCAGCGTACTGGAGCGTAAGAAGGAAATCGGAATCCTGCGCGCGATCGGTGCTTCCAAGAAAAATATCTCTCAGGTATTCAATGCCGAGACGTTTATCATCGGGTTGCTGGCAGGACTTCTGGGTATTATCATTACCCTACTGCTGCTCATTCCGGGAAATATGCTGATACATCATCTTGCAGGCAATGTAGAGGTGAGTGCGGCACTGCCGATTGCCGGCGGTATCATCCTAATCGTTTTGAGTGTGATTCTGACGCTGCTCGGTGGTCTGATTCCATCTAAGAAAGCAGCACTGGAGGATCCGGTGACAGCACTTCGCACGGAATAAAAAGAATGCAGGTAGTATAGTTGGACTGGGATATTTCATATGTGCCAATACTGGAAAGCAGCTGGATGGTGCTATCCTATACACGGTATGACCATAAGGCAGTTAAATGAAAAGATCAGAAAGTGATGTAAACAATCGCCACATTACACATAATGCCAGATACGATATTACCTTGCGACAGGTACTATCCTAAATCAAGCAAAGGAAAGCAGTCTTCTATCCACAGAGGATAAACGGGCGCTTTCCTTTTCCTTTGCGAAATACGCTAACCTGTAAAAAGACAATCTGTATGCTGCTTTGCAGGTGATTGCATGTCACTTTACACTATGCAATTCGTTCTGTTGTATTTTTCTCCAAGCTGCTGGCAGTCGGACAGATCGGTGCCGGATTCGTATGGGGCGGTATGCTGTTAAACGTGCGCTTATTTTGTATGAAATTATTTACAATCGTATGATAATTATTTTCAAAAATGTATGAAAGTATATTGACAATAAGGCAAAACACCCGTATAATCTCACTAAACCTACTGATTTAATAGGGTTTGAAAGAGAGGAACCTAAATGAAAGAGAAAGCATATAAGTTTGAAACCCTGCAGCTGCATGCCGGACAGGAACAGGCAGACCCCACTACCGATGCCAGAGCTGTGCCGATTTATGCCACAACCTCCTATGTTTTTAAGGATTCCCGGCAGGCTGCCCAGCGTTTTGCCTTACAAGAGGGGGGGCAATATCTACAGTCGTCTGATGAATCCGACATCGGATGTATTTGAGCAGCGTATGGCAGCTTTGGAACAGGGCGCAGCAGCCTTGGCTACCGCTTCCGGTTCTGCGGCAATTGATTATGCAATCCGTAATATCGCAGCATGTGGAGACCATATTGTATCCTCCTCCACGGTGTATGGAGGAACCTATAATCTGTTTGCTAATACATTAAGGGACAGCGGGATCACAACAACCTTTGTGGATGGACACAATCCCAATAATTTTGAAGCAGCGATTCAGGAAAATACGAAGGCTGTATATCTGGAAGCTCTGGGGAATCCGAATGCGGATATCATTGACCTGGAGGCTGTTTCTGCCATTGCTCACCGTCATGGCATACCGGTGATCGTGGATAATACCTTTGCGACTCCGTTTCTGTTTCGTCCGCTAGAGCATGGGGCAGATATCGTTGTCCATTCCGCAACCAAGTTTATTGGCGGGCATGGAACGGTAATGGGGGGTGTCATTGTAGACGGCGGTCATTTTGACTGGTCACAGAATGAAAAATTTCCAGGCCTATCCAAGCCGAATCCGTCCTATCATGGCATCGTCTTTGCACAGGCATGCGGCAACATCGCCTATATCATGAAAATTCGCACCACACTGATGCGTGATCAGGGGGCATGCCTGTCTCCGTTTAATTCCTTTTTACTTCTGCAGGGGCTGGAAACCCTTTCCCTGCGCGTTGAGCGGCATGTGGAAAATGTAGTAAAGGTCGTTGAATTTCTTAAGAAGCAGCCTATGGTAGGCCGTATACATCATCCATCACTCGCACAGGGCAGAGAAAAGGAATTGTATGAATCCTATTATCCAAATGGCGGTGCCTCTATCTTTACCTTTGAATTGAACGGAAGTGAGGAACAGGCAAAGACCTTTACCGAATCGCTGACGGTTTTCTCTCTGCTCGCAAATGTCGCTGATGTAAAATCATTAGTCATTCATCCAGCCTCAACCACACATTCCCAGATGAGCGAAAAAGAGCTTGCGGCTGTCGGAATCACACCGCAAACAATTCGCCTTTCTATTGGCACAGAGCATATTGATGATATACTGGAGGATCTGAAACAGGGCTTTTCTGCAATCTAAGCTGGCAAAATAAATGACATAATGAACGTTCTTGTGTATAATAAAGCACAGAGAAAGTGAGGACATATGATATGACATGGATGTGCAGTATTTGTGGATATACCTATGACGGTGAAGATTTCACAAAAGAAGCGGACGATTATCTGTGCCCGTTATGCGACAGTGGAAAAGAAAATTTCCAGCAGCGTGATCTGGCTACGGAAATCGCAGCAGCGACCAATCAGTTTTTTGCCGTTCAGGAAGAGGAATAGAAGCCTTCAGAAACTATGAAAAGGATGTCAGACCTTGTAAACAGGAGAATGACATCCTTTTTTTAATTATTTCTTATTTAATAGATATACGATTTCCTTTGCTTTTTCTCTATCCTTCTCATATTGCTCTGTACCGACCTGTGTTTTGTTTTCTGAAATATATACAGCTAGTTTAGAGCCATCTTTCATAATGATTCTAATTCCGACAAATAAATAGGGTGTTGACAGTATTCCGGTTGGCAAGCCTTTTTCAGGCATAAGAGCTAAGAATGGTTCCTGTTTCCCTTTTTTATTTGCTTTTTCATTTAACACTGCACATCTTTCAATATGATTTAGAGAAAAAGTGCCCTTTGTTCCATTTAAAATTTGAAAAGTTTTATTTTCAAAATCAAACTTTATACTATTATATTCTGTTTCCATATACATAATTTAAGGGGAACGGCTTTAAAATCTGGATATCGTATGGTTTACACCCTATATCTATGAAATTTACATCGCTGCTCTTTGTCTGATTGCCGAATGAATAGGAAACTCCTGAATATGATGGTTTGTCAGTTAATGTAGGTTGCATACTGTTTCCTCCTTTTGATATCGCCAGCTAGCTTAATATCTAAGTAAAGTGTAATACATATGCCTCTAAATTATAAGGCTATATCCAACTATAGAAATGTGATATAATTATAGTATTGGAATGTTTCAGAAAAGATTTTAAAGCATACATAATAAATCTTTGTTTGCGAAGTGCGAAAATATAAAGGCAATGATAAAGCAGCTTTTTCAGTATACTTCTAAACCTCGAATAGAAAACAAATGGCTAGTATTTTTCATCATTGTGTGATTGCCTCATACAGTCACATCTGTCCTTTTAGCTGCGTCCGGCGTATTTATAATCTTGTGATGCTGAAAAGACGGTAGGAGGGCACAGTAATGTTTTTGAAAGGAGCTGCTTATCAATCCATACAGCAAAGCTGTCTGGCGATATATCCTTGCTTGCGTGATTTTTAATGCATAATAGCTGTTTTACACGTTTGGTGTTCTCTTTTCAGGCATATTTCTTGACAAAGGAAAAACTGAAAGGGCATACATGGAAATAATTGTTGACAATGGGTGTTAGCCTGTGCTAATATTTGGATACAAAAGGTTAGTATAAACTAACAAAGGAGGCTGACATATGGTACTGACAAGTGCACCGGTTGGAAAAAACTTTCAAATTGCAAAGGTAAACGGCAAAGACGAGGTTCGCAGTCAGCTTGCATCCCTGGGCTTTGTAGAAGGCGCTGATGTAAGTGTAGTGAACGAGCTGAGCGGGAATGTCATCATCCATGTGAAGGATACACGCATTGCATTGGATCGAAGTCTGTCCAACCGCATTCATGTGAAATAGGAGGGAAACGTATGATATTAAAAGAAGTAAAACCCGGAAACAGTGTGACGATCCGTAAGCTGAATTCTACCGGATCCGTCAAGAAAAAGCTGATGGATATGGGACTGACAAAAAATACGGAAATTTATGTACGCAAGGTTGCGCCGCTGGGAGATCCCATCGAGTTAACTGTGCGCGGCTATGAACTAAGCATCCGTAAGGCAGATGCAGCACTGATTGAAGTGGAATAGGATATATTTTTTTTAAGAATTGAGTTAGTGTAAACTAACAAAGGAGGGAACTTATGAGAAGAATTGCATTGGCTGGAAACCCAAACTGTGGTAAAACAACGATGTTTAACGCATTGACAGGCAGTAATCAGTATGTTGGAAACTGGCCGGGTGTCACAGTGGAAAAAAAGGAAGGAAAGCTGAAGGGACATAAGGATATCATTCTTACAGATCTTCCAGGAATTTATTCCTTGTCTCCATATTCTCTGGATGAAGTTGTGGCAAGGAATTATCTGATTGAGGAGCGGCCCGATCTGATTATCAATATTATAGATGCGACCAACCTGGAACGCAATCTGTATCTGACAACACAGCTGCAGGAGACAGGGATTCCGGTGATTGCAGCATTGAATATGATGGATTTGATTCAGCAGGAAACTACAGAAATTGATACCGGACAATTATCAAGGCTGCTGCATATTCCGGTAATTGAGGTCTCCGCATTGAAGAACCGCGGGCTGGATGAGTTGATTGAAAAAGCGGTAGGTATGCTGAAAGATGAGGCTGTTCCATATGTCAATATATACAGCGGGATGTTGAAGGATGCCCTGACACGGATTGCTGAGCTTCCATCGATTCAGGAAAAGGGTGCAAGCACCTTCTGGTATGCCGTAAAGTATTTGGAGGCTGATGAAAAAGTCCTGACGGCAGCACCGCTGAATGGTCAGGACAATGCGGTTGTAGCAAAACTGCGTAAGGAGCTGGAGGCTGCTTATGACGATGATGCAGAAAGCATTATCACAAATGAACGTTATGCATACCTTGCCGGCATCATCAAGCAAACATATGTGAAAAGACATAGCGGCATGCGTATATCTGACCGTATTGATCATATCGTAACCAATCGCTGGCTGGCACTGCCGATTTTTGCAGTTGTCATGTATCTTGTATACTACGTATCGGTAACAACGGTTGGTACGTATGTTACCGACTGGACAAATGATGTGCTGTTTGGAGATATCATTCCTCCTGCCGTGACTTCCTTTCTGGAAGGCATTGGAACCGCAGGGTGGCTGGTTTCTTTGATTGTCGATGGTATCATTGCTGGGATAGGAGCAGTTCTTGGCTTTGTTCCGCAAATGCTTGTGCTCTTTCTGTTTCTGGCTATTCTGGAGGATTGCGGCTATATGGCACGCATCGCCTTCATCATGGATCGTGTCTTTCGTAAATTTGGCTTATCCGGAAAATCCTTTATCCCGATGCTGATCGGTACCGGATGCGGTGTGCCGGGCATTATGGCAAGCCGTACGATTGAAAGTGAAAAGGATCGCCGTATGACGATTATGACGACAACCTTTATTCCATGCAGTGCTAAGCTTCCCATCATCGCTCTGATTGCCGGGGCGTTATTTCAGGGAGCAAGCTGGGTCGCACCAAGTGCATATTTTGTCGGTATTGCGGCGGTCATCTGTTCCGGTATCATGTTAAAGAAAACACGCCTGTTCGCAGGAGATCCTTCTCCCTTTGTTATGGAGCTTCCTGCATATCATATTCCCAAAGCATTGAACGTTCTTCGCAGTATGTGGGAAAGAGGATGGAGCTTTATCAAGAAGGCGGGAAGCATTATCCTGCTGTCTACGATTTTTATCTGGTTTACCTCTAATTTCGGCATGGTAGATGGCAGCTTCACTATGCTGGAGGAAAGCCAGCTGAATGAAAGCTTTCTTGCAAATCTGGGCTCTGCCATTGCACCGCTGTTTGCGCCGCTTGGCTGGGGAGAATGGCAGGCATCCGTTGCGGCAATTACGGGTCTGGTCGCAAAGGAAAATGTTGTTGCGACCTTTGGGATTCTGTATGGATTTGGTGAAGTGGCAGAGGATGGTGCCCAGATTTGGGGAACACTGGCCGCAGGCTTTACCGTAGCTGCTGCGTATTCCTTCCTTGTATTCAATCTGCTGTGTGCGCCCTGCTTTGCGGCGATTGGAGCAATCAAGCGGGAAATGAACAATGCAAAATGGACGATTTTCGCAGTTGCATACCAGTGTATCTTTGCTTATGCGGTTGCCTTCATGATTTTCCAGTTCGCGACCTTCTTCACAACTGGAGTCTTCACGATTGGTACAGTGATTGCACTGCTTGTTCTGCTGGTGCTGCTTGTCCTGCTGTTTCGTCCGGAATCTAAACGACAGGTTGCCTCGGTGAAAGCAAATGCCAACGCATAGGCTGTAAGGAAAGGAGTTGAGCCATCATGGCTACACTTATCATATCGCTGCTTCTGCTTGTACTCATCGTGTTCGCTGTACGCTCTATTCGCAAGGATGATTCCTGCAGCGGAGGATGCAGTGGCTGTTCCAAAAGCTGCACACACGGACACGGGCTGTATGAAGCATACAAGCAGGGAGAAAAGCAAAACATTTAGAAAAGAGACGTTCTCTGAAAGGAGAGCGTTTTTGCTTTTTCGAAGGAACGCTGTGAAGCGGGATGATGACCACATTGCAGGAGGCGGCTTCACAGCTTTTTGCACATACAAAATCACAGCTCTTGCTTCTTTGTAACTACCCTGAAAAATTTTAATCCGCTATCAGAAGAAATAAAGCTACGAGGATGCAGGGAGCATAAGGACAGCACGCAAAAAAGCAATGTCAGACTGAATACATTGATACCATCAATCAGAAAGGAATACTACATATTGCCTGATTTCATAACGGTCTGCTGTACGATGTCCCTATTAGAGGAAGTGCTGTATATTGTATCTTGTTTAGATTACTCTCACTTATATCTATGTGATTTATATCAAGGATTAGCTTACAAGCCCCTGTAGCTGTCATATTGCAATATTTTCTTTCATATGCTGATACCTCTCTATTTTTCAAAGGACTGTAAATCGTACCTTCTTTGGATACTGTATAGTAATTTTCATTGATAACAGCATTTAGGAAGTGCATTAGGAAAAGTGTCTTGGGTAAAGACTGGCTGTATTTGTTTTATGACCTTTTCCACTCAATATGATTACATAAAACACTTTGTATTATTTGCCGTTTTTTTGAATAATTACAAACAAAACCATCACATAGTATAATGTTATGAAAAAAACTTTACATATGGAAATCAGACACATCGTATAATTTTGTGAAAAAGATTTGACAGTAAGCGATTTCAATGATATCATATCCCTGTAAAAAATGAATATTCGTGGTGTGTTACTGTTATAAATGACAGGCATTAACTATTCGAAAAGAAGACTTGCCATAGGGCGAGGTCTATCCTTTTGAAAAGTTATGCCTGTTTTTTTGCATTACGAACGATTCAAACAGAAAGGTAGGAGAAAAAATGGTAGGAATTATTCTGGCAAGTCACGGTGACTTCGCGAAAGGCATCCTGCAGTCCGGTGAAATGATTTTCGGAGTACAGCAGGATGTAAAAGCAGTTACACTGCAGCCTAGCGAAGGGCCTGATGATATCCGGGCAAAAATGGAAGAAGCACTCACTACATTTGAAAATCCTGAACAGGTTTTATTTCTTGTAGATCTTTGGGGCGGGACACCATTCAATCAGACAAGCGGATTGTTCCATGGACATGAAGCGCAGTGGGCTGTTGTAACAGGCTTGAATCTGCCGATGCTAATTGAAGCATTTGCTTCAAGAATGTCTATGGAAACAGCACATGAAATTGCTGCACACATATTCCGTGTGGCAAAGGAAGGCGTCAGGCTGTTACCTGAACAGCTGGAGCCTGTCGAAGAACAGCCTGTAGCTGAAGCGCCAAAGCAGCAGGGAGCGATACCGGAGGGTACGATTCTTGGCGATGGACATATCGAATACGTGCTGGCACGTATTGATTCCAGACTCTTGCATGGACAGGTTGCCACCGCATGGACAAAGACGGTAAAGCCGACGCGTATCATCGTTGTGTCCGATGGTGTGGCAAAGGATGCGCTGCGTAAAAATCTGATTGAACAGGCGGCTCCTCCGGGAGTAAAGGCAAATGTCGTTCCGGTTGATAAAATGATCCAGGTCGCAAAGGATCCGCGCTTTGGAGATACAAAAGCAATGCTGCTGTTTGAAACACCGCAGGATGCACTGCGTGCCATTGAGGGCGGCGTTGATGTAAAGGAGCTGAATATCGGCTCTATGGCACATTCCGTAGGGAAAATTGCTGTAAGCAAGGTATTGTCTTTAGGAAAAGAGGATGTAAAAACCTTTGAAAAGCTAAAGGCGAAGGGAATCCGTTTTGATGTACGCAAGGTACCGAATGATTCCAAAGAGAATATGGAAGATATTATAAAGAAAGCCAAAGCAGAACTGGCTTGATGAACAGGAGGAAAGCATAATGTCAATTATAACAATTTTACTAATCGTTCTTGTTGCTCTGCTGGCTGGTATGGAAGGTGTATTGGATGAATTTCAGTTCCATCAGCCACTGGTAGCCTGTACGCTGATCGGTATTGTCAGCGGACATATGAAGGAAGGCATCATATTAGGAGGCTCCCTGCAGATGATGGCCCTGGGCTGGGCAAACGTCGGAGCAGCGATTGCTCCCGATGCTGCACTTGCCTCTGTCGCATCCGCAATCATCATGGTACTGGGATTACAGGGAGGCGCAACCGATGTAAATACCGCTATTTCCACATCCATTGCTGTTGCTGTACCGCTGTCTGTTGCAGGGCTGTTCTTAACAATGATCTGCCGTACCATTGCAATTCCGATGGTTCACTTTATGGATGCCGCTGCTGAAAAGGGAAATATCCGCTCTATGGAAATCTGGCAGGTGCTTGCTATCCTGCTGCAGGGTGTTCGTATCGCGATTCCTGCTGCTGCTTTATGTGTTGTATCGCCAAGTGTTGTAACCGGTGTATTGAATCAGATGCCGGACTGGCTGTCCGGTGGTATGGCTGTTGGTGGAGGCATGGTAGCTGCTGTAGGTTATGCAATGGTTATCAATATGATGGCTACAAAAGAAACCTGGCCGTTCTTCGCTTTAGGCTTTGTATTGGCTGCCTTGAATCAGCTGACACTGATTGCACTTGGTGTCATCGGTGTTGTTATCGCTCTGGTGTATCTGA comes from the Erysipelotrichaceae bacterium 66202529 genome and includes:
- a CDS encoding MarR family transcriptional regulator, translating into MYMKREDINAFMDEFYSISCKMNQIRITPITFQGNITTNSAGLFFMDAIASHKGIKMSEIGEVLGITKGAVSQMAAKLEKKHLIRKIKSKTNAKDIYLELTPQGEQVNREQCVLRKKMYEGISEIISDYSEHDTEIIRVFLNQAGLYLEQYRKELARLHEE
- a CDS encoding ATP-binding cassette domain-containing protein translates to MLQIKNIHKQYKTGSLIQKALDGVSLNLRDNEFVAILGPSGSGKTTLLNIIGGLDRYDEGDLIINGISTKKYRDRDWDSYRNHTIGFVFQSYNLIPHQTILANVELALTISGISKAERRQKAKQALEEVGLGEQGHKKPNQMSGGQMQRVAIARALVNDPDILLADEPTGALDSDTSVQVMNLLKEVAKDRLVVMVTHNPELAQDYATRIVELRDGRIRSDSDPYEVREEELEQPKHENMGKSSMSFTTSLLLSFNNLRTKKARTILTSFAGSIGIIGIALILSLSNGVNQYIQSIEEDTLSEYPLQIQSTGFDITSMMTDGNPNQKQGEKDETKIHVSQMITNMFSKIGSNDLTSLKHYLDSGKTDIESNTNSIEYTYTVAPQIYRTDAGTIRQVHPDTSFSSLGFGSSSNTNSMMSAMMSTDVFYQMPSNAKLYENQYDIKAGRWPKGYKECVLVLTKNGNINDFMLYTLGLRDYKELDQMVEQFSKDEKVKVPDESRSYSYDEIVGKQFKLVNAKDYYQYDEKYNVYKDKTDDKSYMKKLVNNGEDIRIVGVVQPVESATATMLKAGIAYPADLTMHVINQAKDSDIVKKQLAKPNTDVFTGKSFTDKEHSKFDMNSLFTVDADMLKQAFSFDQSKLNMDMSQLDLSNIKLDMSQLPQLDFQSVLAGMKVTISEEQLQKLAATLQTDFQKYLMNNALLDPTKMNEYMIAYVQTQPAQQLIQGELMNVLQESGLTQQFQTQLQKQMEAMMTQYASSFTKQLQQELGRQLQGQMSKFAANMQDAIQIDASAFAKAIKMNMNEEELSELMMSLMTSEVSSYDGNLKNLGYADLDKPGGISIYPKDFESKQKVIDVLDGYNADMKKVDEDKVISYTDYVGTLMSSVTDIINVISYVLIAFVAISLVVSSIMIGVITYISVLERKKEIGILRAIGASKKNISQVFNAETFIIGLLAGLLGIIITLLLLIPGNMLIHHLAGNVEVSAALPIAGGIILIVLSVILTLLGGLIPSKKAALEDPVTALRTE
- a CDS encoding rubredoxin/rubrerythrin, whose translation is MTWMCSICGYTYDGEDFTKEADDYLCPLCDSGKENFQQRDLATEIAAATNQFFAVQEEE
- a CDS encoding ferrous iron transport protein A, yielding MVLTSAPVGKNFQIAKVNGKDEVRSQLASLGFVEGADVSVVNELSGNVIIHVKDTRIALDRSLSNRIHVK
- a CDS encoding ferrous iron transport protein A, which translates into the protein MILKEVKPGNSVTIRKLNSTGSVKKKLMDMGLTKNTEIYVRKVAPLGDPIELTVRGYELSIRKADAALIEVE
- the feoB gene encoding ferrous iron transport protein B; protein product: MRRIALAGNPNCGKTTMFNALTGSNQYVGNWPGVTVEKKEGKLKGHKDIILTDLPGIYSLSPYSLDEVVARNYLIEERPDLIINIIDATNLERNLYLTTQLQETGIPVIAALNMMDLIQQETTEIDTGQLSRLLHIPVIEVSALKNRGLDELIEKAVGMLKDEAVPYVNIYSGMLKDALTRIAELPSIQEKGASTFWYAVKYLEADEKVLTAAPLNGQDNAVVAKLRKELEAAYDDDAESIITNERYAYLAGIIKQTYVKRHSGMRISDRIDHIVTNRWLALPIFAVVMYLVYYVSVTTVGTYVTDWTNDVLFGDIIPPAVTSFLEGIGTAGWLVSLIVDGIIAGIGAVLGFVPQMLVLFLFLAILEDCGYMARIAFIMDRVFRKFGLSGKSFIPMLIGTGCGVPGIMASRTIESEKDRRMTIMTTTFIPCSAKLPIIALIAGALFQGASWVAPSAYFVGIAAVICSGIMLKKTRLFAGDPSPFVMELPAYHIPKALNVLRSMWERGWSFIKKAGSIILLSTIFIWFTSNFGMVDGSFTMLEESQLNESFLANLGSAIAPLFAPLGWGEWQASVAAITGLVAKENVVATFGILYGFGEVAEDGAQIWGTLAAGFTVAAAYSFLVFNLLCAPCFAAIGAIKREMNNAKWTIFAVAYQCIFAYAVAFMIFQFATFFTTGVFTIGTVIALLVLLVLLVLLFRPESKRQVASVKANANA
- a CDS encoding FeoB-associated Cys-rich membrane protein, whose amino-acid sequence is MATLIISLLLLVLIVFAVRSIRKDDSCSGGCSGCSKSCTHGHGLYEAYKQGEKQNI